A stretch of the Lactuca sativa cultivar Salinas chromosome 9, Lsat_Salinas_v11, whole genome shotgun sequence genome encodes the following:
- the LOC111895778 gene encoding uncharacterized protein LOC111895778, translating to MTTEVTVADHPALHEEVSKAIDGDHVKAVEQEVETHNTEEVKDSPNVVTSLAEKEEPKIEDTPSPPTVEVPVTVTEETCKETITEPITVEDVKKVEEEETPKTEVIVEDIKTEVPAVEAEEKVTEPIAAEENVTEPVASEEKVTEPIEAEEKITITPVEAEEKAIETVEAEEKVTEPAEVEEAKIEVMATDNETKVPSVEVEEKITEPVNIEEKPTTEVAAVEETPVTKVESEEKKVEAISEEIKTEETKDGVEEVVPETAEKEKEATADISEKTEEKTEVAEAVAEIAEKNVDEQVSVKEAVPEVEDKKEDDPVVPKVDSVPADEIAMKKQEDSDIVEKNVDEQEVVAKDLPEIPETKEEPKVVECAKETETVETKEVPEDKTTVVEPINKELESATTDAPKENGVANETKVEEAVQTNETASKEEKPVDETKSTESAPKEEEKTTQKPSISIMGKVKKSFMKAKKAITGKNTTSPKTPVQETKEEEKA from the exons ATGACTACCGAGGTTACTGTAGCCGATCATCCTGCTCTCCATGAG GAAGTCAGCAAAGCGATCGATGGAGATCATGTCAAAGCAGTTGAACAAGAGGTTGAAACTCACAATACCGAAGAAGTGAAAGATTCACCAAACGTTGTTACTTCGTTAGCTGAAAAGGAAGAGCCAAAGATCGAAGACACACCATCTCCACCAACCGTTGAAGTGCCTGTAACTGTAACTGAAGAAACATGCAAGGAAACCATAACTGAACCTATTACTGTTGAAGACGTGAAGAAGGTTGAAGAGGAAGAAACCCCGAAGACTGAAGTGATCGTTGAGGATATAAAAACCGAAGTTCCAGCCGTTGAAGCAGAAGAAAAGGTAACCGAACCCATTGCAGCCGAAGAAAACGTAACTGAACCCGTTGCATCAGAAGAAAAGGTCACTGAACCCATTGAAGCAGAAGAAAAGATAACTATTACACCTGTTGAAGCAGAAGAAAAGGCAATTGAAACCGTTGAAGCAGAAGAAAAAGTAACTGAACCTGCTGAAGTAGAAGAAGCAAAGATTGAAGTAATGGCTACCGATAACGAAACCAAAGTGCCTTCAGTTGAAGTAGAAGAAAAGATAACCGAACCAGTTAACATTGAAGAAAAGCCAACGACTGAGGTGGCGGCAGTTGAAGAAACCCCAGTTACTAAAGTTGAATCGGAAGAAAAGAAGGTTGAAGCAATATCGGAAGAGATAAAGACCGAGGAGACTAAAGATGGCGTTGAAGAGGTGGTGCCGGAGACTGCTGAGAAAGAAAAGGAAGCAACCGCTGATATTTCTGAAAAGACCGAAGAGAAAACAGAAGTTGCAGAGGCAGTGGCGGAGATCGCTGAAAAGAACGTAGATGAACAAGTGTCTGTGAAAGAAGCAGTTCCTGAGGTTGAAGACAAGAAAGAAGATGATCCAGTAGTTCCAAAAGTAGACTCGGTTCCTGCTGATGAGATTGCTATGAAGAAACAAGAGGATTCTGATATTGTTGAAAAGAACGTAGATGAACAAGAAGTTGTTGCTAAAGACTTGCCTGAAATTCCTGAAACGAAAGAAGAACCCAAAGTAGTGGAGTGTGCTAAGGAAACCGAAACTGTAGAAACAAAAGAGGTCCCTGAAGATAAAACAACTGTTGTCGAACCAATTAATAAAGAACTTGAATCCGCTACAACTGATGCGCCAAAAGAAAATGGAGTTGCAAATGAAACTAAGGTAGAGGAAGCTGTTCAAACCAATGAAACTGCATCAAAAGAAGAGAAACCTGTTGATGAAACAAAATCAACTGAATCTGCTCCTAAAGAAGAAGAGAAAACTACCCAAAAGCCATCGATTAGCATTATGGGGAAGGTTAAAAAGTCGTTCATGAAAGCGAAGAAAGCTATCACTGGGAAGAATACCACGAGTCCAAAGACTCCGGTTCAGGAAACTAAAGAAGAGGAGAAGGCTTAA